A stretch of Oryza brachyantha chromosome 4, ObraRS2, whole genome shotgun sequence DNA encodes these proteins:
- the LOC102718363 gene encoding WAS/WASL-interacting protein family member 3-like, whose translation MATAAVKSPEPPFAFHHAPLPPLLDCGEEDDEFEFSIPAAAAVLSAADELFSGGKLVPLLPPPLPRASPPCSPPACLEVPSEPASPRAPRCSGHRWRDLLLLVSAKKTSAGDGERKGRMGEDLRRGEAFVQPLLSRASSSSSSASSCDSGRNARRPPQPSSRSPLRTRSAPVASLLHLMSKRQTGDSKRGAPAADAPLSRREPQHAAHPFLTRVSSSSSASSSDSSSRNSRSPWHPPGPARPPPAVAAESPRVSASGRVLFRGLERCSSSPATAGIGPRRPRPRGMERSFSANVRVDPVINVFGFGHLFLPSSPAKDKKTDKDRDIAGGRRNRPAKLAMVLRDPQD comes from the coding sequence atgGCCACCGCCGCAGTGAAGTCGCCGGAGCCGCCGTTCGCGTTCCATCACGCCCCCCTCCCGCCTCTGCTGGACTGTggggaggaggatgacgaGTTCGAGTTTAGCATCCCCGCCGCAGCGGCCGTGCTCTCGGCCGCTGATGAGCTGTTCTCTGGGGGCAAGCTCGTGCCGCTTCTCCCGCCGCCCCTTCCGCGTGCATCCCCGCCGTGCTCACCTCCGGCGTGCTTGGAGGTTCCCTCTGAGCCGGCGTCTCCTCGCGCCCCGCGGTGCTCTGGGCATCGGTGGCGCGATCTGCTGCTTCTGGTGTCGGCCAAGAAGAcgagcgccggcgacggcgagaggaAGGGTCGTATGGGGGAGGATCTGAGGCGGGGGGAAGCGTTCGTCCAGCCGCTCCTCTCgcgggcgtcgtcgtcgtcctcgtcggccTCGTCGTGCGACTCTGGGAGGAACGCGCGACGGCCGCCtcagccgtcgtcgcgctccCCGCTGCGGACGCGCTCCGCGCCGGTGGCGAGCCTCCTCCACCTCATGTCCAAGAGGCAGACCGGCGACAGCAAGAGAggcgcccccgccgcggaCGCGCCCCTGAGTCGCCGTGAGCCGCAGCACGCCGCCCACCCGTTCCTGACCCGcgtctcctcgtcgtcctcggcctcctcctccgactccAGCAGCCGGAACTCCCGCTCGCCGTGGCACCCGCCTGGccccgcgcggccgccgccggcggtggccgccgagAGCCCGCGCGTGAGCGCGTCCGGCCGCGTGCTGTTCCGCGGCCTCGAGCGGTgctcgagctcgccggcgacggcgggcatcggcccgcggcggccgcggccgagAGGCATGGAGCGCTCCTTCTCGGCCAATGTGCGGGTGGATCCGGTGATCAACGTGTTTGGCTTCGGCCACCTGTTCTTGCCATCTTCGCCGGCCAAGGATAAAAAGACCGACAAGGACAGGgacatcgccggcggccggaggaACAGGCCGGCGAAGCTGGCAATGGTGCTGAGAGATCCGCAAGATTAG